The DNA window CTATTATAATGAGCTTTTTCATGTTTGTGAAGCCTTTTTTCGCCGCTTGTATTGCCATCGTACGCGCTAAGCCTGCTTTTCATGCCAAAGATAGAAGACTTTCATGAATCCAAATGCAACCATCCTTTCCGTAATACGAGCGAAGAAGCGCGAATATCCTAGCCTCCCCCACTAATCGGGCTGCCTTCGATCATAAAGCCCCCGCGCATCGGCCGCCACTCCCGGCATGCCGCCTCCGCCTGTCACCACCTCGAGCGGCGCGCATGAAAAAGAGTGCCCCGAAAGCAGCCGGGACACCCTTATCCGTTGCTAGATACGCGCTGAACACTTCGGTAATACCGTACCTTCCATCTTTCCTAAGGAAAAGCGGCCTTTGAGGCCACCCCTCAACCGTTATACAGCGCCGGCTTGCGGCGCCGGAGCAAACTCGATCTCAAACCCAAGGTCTTCGAGCATCCTGTAATCGGCCGACTTTTCCTGCCCGGCAGTTGTTAAATAATCGCCGACGAAAATGGAGTTGGCAACATACAACCCGAGCGGCTGAAGCGAGCGCAAATTCACTTCTCGTCCGCCGGCGATGCGAATTTCTTTTGTCGGGTTCATATAACGGAACAGCGCCAATACTTTTAAGCAATAGCGCGGATTCAATTCATTCGTTCCGGCGAGCGGCGTCCCGTCGATCGCATGCAAAAAGTTGACGGGAATCGAATCGGCATCGAGCGCCCGCAGGCTGCGCGCCATATTGACAACATCCTGCCTCGTTTCTTTCATGCCGATAATGACGCCCGAGCACGGCGAAAGCCCCGCTTCCTTCACCGTTTCGACCGTCCGCACCCGATCATCATATGTATGGGACGTCGTAATATGCGGATGGTGTTGTTTCGACGTGTTAATATTATGATTGTAGCGGTCCACCCCCGCCTCTTTCAGCCGCGCAGCTTGCTCCGGTTTTAGCAACCCAAGGCAGGCGCACACTTTCAGCCCGAACCGTTCCTTAATTTCTTTGACAGCGGAAACGACCGCGTCTACTTCCTTATCGCTCGGCCCGCGGCCGCTCGCGACGATGCAATACGTTCCGATGCGCAAACGGTGCGCTTCTTCGGCCCCGCGCAACAGCGTCTCTTTATCGATCATTTTATACGTCTTCACTGGTGCCGTCGACACGGCGGACTGCGAACAGTAGCCGCAGTTTTCCGGGCAAAGGCCGGATTTGGCGTTAATGATCATGTTCAATTTCACCTTATTGCCATAATAAGTTGAGCGGATCCGGTATGCCCCTTGCAAAAGAAGGAGCAACTCCTCGTCCGGACAGTCGAGCATCGCCAACGCCTCTTCATCAGCCAGTTCGTACCCTTCAATCACTTGTTCGGCTAACGACAACCAGTTGGCCATTTTTCCTCTCCCCTTTCCCATCATTACATTTATCGTAACGAACGGGCCGAATGATTGTCAACTTATTTTTATTATCGGTTTACTAATATGCGCAGCAGCCAAACAGCAACAACCTTAGTGTTGTGAACTCCGCCCTCAGCCAGCGCAAAAAACAGGCCGTCGTTTTTTTGGACAGCCCGTCCGGTTTCCTTTACTTAGCGCGTCAATTTTTCAACGATGTCGCGGGCGATCCAAACGCCGCAAGCGCTCGCCTGAGCGAGGCCGCGCGTAATGCCGGCGCCGTCGCCGCCGACATACAGCCCGGCGATTTCCGTTTCAAACCGATCGTTCAGTTTTGGCCGCGCTGAATAAAACTTCGCCTCAACGCCGTAAAACAGCGTATGCTCAGACGCGAGCCCCGGAGTGACATGATTGAGCGCTTCTGTCATTTCGATTAAACTTTTCATCGTGTTGTACGGCAGGACAAGGCCTAAATCGCCCGGCACCGCTTCTTTTAACGTCGGTTCAATAAACCCTTCCTTGATCCGTTTCTCCGTCGATCGCCGCCCTTTTAAAATGTCGCCGTATTTTTGCACGATGATGCCGCCGTTAGACAAGGCGTTCGCCAGCCGGGAAATGTCACGGGCGTATTCGTTCGGCTTATCAAACGGATCAGAAAATTTATGCGAGACAAGGAGCGCAAAGTTTGTGTTGTCGCTGCCGAGCTTCGGATCTTTGTACGCATGGCCGTTGGCAAGCATAATCCCGGAATGGTTTTCGACGACCACATGCCCGGACGGATTGCTGCAAAACGTCCGCACTTGCGTCCCCACTGACGTGTTGAAAATA is part of the Geobacillus sp. 46C-IIa genome and encodes:
- the bioB gene encoding biotin synthase BioB, translating into MANWLSLAEQVIEGYELADEEALAMLDCPDEELLLLLQGAYRIRSTYYGNKVKLNMIINAKSGLCPENCGYCSQSAVSTAPVKTYKMIDKETLLRGAEEAHRLRIGTYCIVASGRGPSDKEVDAVVSAVKEIKERFGLKVCACLGLLKPEQAARLKEAGVDRYNHNINTSKQHHPHITTSHTYDDRVRTVETVKEAGLSPCSGVIIGMKETRQDVVNMARSLRALDADSIPVNFLHAIDGTPLAGTNELNPRYCLKVLALFRYMNPTKEIRIAGGREVNLRSLQPLGLYVANSIFVGDYLTTAGQEKSADYRMLEDLGFEIEFAPAPQAGAV